AAGCATCCCGCGTACGGCAGCCTCACGGGCTGGCATCGCGACGTGCGCTACTGGTCGTTCGAGCGCGACGATCTGGTTTCCGTGTGGCTCGCGCTCGGACCGGAGAAGAAGGAAAACGGCGGCCTGTGGTTCGTGCCGGGCTCGCACGACGCGCCGTTCACGTCCGACGCCTTCGATGCCGCGAAATTCTTCCGCTCCGACCTGCCCGAAAACCAGGCGTGGATCGACCGCGCCGTTTCGCCCACGCTCGCGGCCGGCGACGTGGTGTTCTTCCACTGCAACACGCTGCATTCGGCGGGGCAGAACCAGAGCGACGAGGTGAAGTTCTCGCTCGTCTACACCTACCACGGCGCGAGCAACGTGCCGCTGCCCGGCACGCGTTCGGCGGCCACGCCCGAAGTGAAGCTGTAACCGGGAACGACGCGGCGAGTGCGGCGAGACGATCGCGTCGGTACCGCGTTTCGCAGCGCCGCTTCCGGTTCGCGCTTCACCGCTTCATCGCGCTCAGCGGCGCTTGCCCGACATCGCCAGCCCGGTGATGCCCGCGAGCGTCGCGGCAATGCCGCCCACGATCAGCAGGATCGTGCGATTGGTCGGCGCACCCGTGAAGAGGCGCGAGACGTCGTTCGAAAACGAGTGAAACGACTGGCCGCCGAAGTACAGCAGCACGACGCCGCAGGCGATCAGCGCGATCGAAATCACTTTGGCCATGACAAACCTTCGCTAGGGAGGGAGGCCGAAGTGTAGGCGAGCGCCTTCGCGCCGTCCACCGCGCGCCGGTGTCGCGTTCGTCGCGTGCTTCGTCGTCCGCTCCAGTGCGCGCAAGGGTGCGCTCCCCGTCGAATCCAACCGCAGCGCACCGCCGCGAACCGCGTCGCGGCCCGCGCGCCGTCCCGCATACTGGGCATCTGCACGACGCGCGCGGATTGGCTACCATAGCTGCCTCCTTGCGCGCCGCCCGATCGTTCGCATCGCGCTCGCGCCTCCCACCACGTTTTTGCCGAGGATCCAGACCATGGCCTACGAAGCAGCTTCCGAACGCTATTCGGACATGCAGTACCGCGTTTGCGGCAAGTCGGGGCTCAAGCTGCCCGCCCTTTCGCTCGGTCTGTGGCACAACTTCGGCGACACCACGCCGATCTCGACGCAGCGCGAGATCCTGCGCACCGCGTTCGATCTCGGCATCACGCACTTCGATCTCGCGAACAACTACGGCCCGCCGTACGGCAGCGCGGAAACCAACTTCGGCCGCATTTTCGCCGACGATTTCCGGCCGTATCGCGACGAGCTGCTGATCTCGTCGAAGGCGGGCTGGGACATGTGGCCGGGGCCGTACGGCCAGGGCGGCGGCTCGCGCAAGTACGTGCTGGCCAGCCTCGACCAGAGCCTGAAGCGCATGGGTCTCGATTACGTCGACATCTTCTATTCGCATCGTTTCGACGTGGACACGCCGCTCGAAGAAACCGCGGGCGCGCTCGCCACGGCCGTGCAGCAGGGCAAGGCGCTCTACGTGGGCATCTCGTCGTACTCGCCGCAGAAGACGCGCGAAATGGCCGCGCTGCTCGCCGGATACAAGGTGCCGCTGCTGATCCATCAGCCGTCGTACAACATGCTCAACCGCTGGATCGAGCACGGCCTGCTCGATACGCTCGACGAAGTGGGCGCGGGCAGCATCGCGTTCACGCCGCTTGCGCAGGGGCTGCTCACCAGCAAGTATCTGAACGGCGTGCCGGACGACGCGCGCGTGAACCGTCCGGGCGGCGGCTCGCTCAAGGGCGATCACCTGAGCGCGGAAAACATCGAACACGTGCGCAAGCTGAACGACATCGCGCAACGCCGCGGCCAGAGCCTCGCGCAGATGGCGATTGCCTGGACGCTGCGCGGCGGCCGCGTGACCTCGGCGCTGATCGGCGCGAGTCGCGCGGAGCAGGTGCGCGAGAACGTGGCCGCGTTGCGGAACCTCGAATTCTCGCAGGAAGAACTCGCCGAGATCGATCGTTACGCGACCGAAGGCGGCGTCAACCTGTGGGAAAAGCCGTCGACCGATCAGCACATCTAAGCGCCCGCTCGCGCGTGGCCGTGCTCGAACCGCCTCCTTCGCGAGGCGGTTTTTTTATGCGCCGCAGCGCGCATCGAATGCTTTCGGAGCGGCATTCGGACCCCTCGCGCAAGATGCCGTAATGCACCGTTCTTCGCGCTGTCACGCGCCGCTGCTAACGTCGCCGCAGCCCGTGCCGCGAGGAATTGCCGATGGACCCGACGAGCGCCGAAACGCCCGTGTTTTCCGCCTCCGCTCCGCGTTTCGACGCGGCGCGCCGGGCCGCGCTCGCGCGCGCCAATGCGTGCATGCTGACGTTCGCGGTGGCCGCGCTCGGCTGGGAATGGCTCGGTTTGCCGCTGCTATTGCGCGCGACGCACGAATTCACGTTCGCGCTCGCCGTGACGCTGATCCCCGTCGTGCTCGCCACGCCCATTCACTGGGGACTCGTGCACGAGGGCATTCACGGTCAATTGCTGCGCGAGCGGCGCGCGAACGAAGCGCTCGCCCGCGCGCTCGCGATCGGCCTGGCGTTACCGTTCGACGCGGTGCGCTTCGGTCATCTCATGCATCACCGCTTCACGCGCGAGCCGTTCGACCGGCCCGACGTGATCGCCTCGCGCGGTTCGCGCTGGCGGCGCCGCGTGGCGTATTACGCGCGGCTGCTCGGCGGTTTCTATCTGATGGAACTGGTGTTGCCGCTGCTGGCATTTCTGCCGAAGACGACCGCGCGCGCGATCGTCGCGCGGGGCGTGGGCGCGCAAGGCGAGTCGGGTGTCCAGGTGCAGCGGCTGTTCGCGAATCACGCCGCCGACCCCGTGCGGCGCCGGCGCGCGCGGCGCGACTGGCTGCTCTCGCTCGCGCTCTATGCCATGGCGTTCGCGCTCTACGGCCGCTACGGCTGCGTGCTGCTCGTGGCGATGTCTCTGCGCGGCCTGTGGCTGTCGCTCGCCGACAACCTGCCGCACTACGACGTCGCGCTCGACGAACCGGGCCGCGCGCGCGACTTTCGCGTGCCGCGCGCGCTGGGCGTGCTGCTGATGAATCACCATCTGCATCGGCAGCATCAT
The Paraburkholderia acidisoli genome window above contains:
- a CDS encoding phytanoyl-CoA dioxygenase family protein, giving the protein MSVQSKKEQVQALRERGFVVVPGLVAPERCEAIKRAAQAQLRAAAAPLEFEADLRYPGAPDSKDAPGGHTVRRLLDAYGRDAQFREWAVSPEIAGWMEVYFGEEPVLSRAHHNCMMTKHPAYGSLTGWHRDVRYWSFERDDLVSVWLALGPEKKENGGLWFVPGSHDAPFTSDAFDAAKFFRSDLPENQAWIDRAVSPTLAAGDVVFFHCNTLHSAGQNQSDEVKFSLVYTYHGASNVPLPGTRSAATPEVKL
- a CDS encoding DUF3185 family protein gives rise to the protein MAKVISIALIACGVVLLYFGGQSFHSFSNDVSRLFTGAPTNRTILLIVGGIAATLAGITGLAMSGKRR
- the mgrA gene encoding L-glyceraldehyde 3-phosphate reductase — protein: MAYEAASERYSDMQYRVCGKSGLKLPALSLGLWHNFGDTTPISTQREILRTAFDLGITHFDLANNYGPPYGSAETNFGRIFADDFRPYRDELLISSKAGWDMWPGPYGQGGGSRKYVLASLDQSLKRMGLDYVDIFYSHRFDVDTPLEETAGALATAVQQGKALYVGISSYSPQKTREMAALLAGYKVPLLIHQPSYNMLNRWIEHGLLDTLDEVGAGSIAFTPLAQGLLTSKYLNGVPDDARVNRPGGGSLKGDHLSAENIEHVRKLNDIAQRRGQSLAQMAIAWTLRGGRVTSALIGASRAEQVRENVAALRNLEFSQEELAEIDRYATEGGVNLWEKPSTDQHI
- a CDS encoding fatty acid desaturase codes for the protein MDPTSAETPVFSASAPRFDAARRAALARANACMLTFAVAALGWEWLGLPLLLRATHEFTFALAVTLIPVVLATPIHWGLVHEGIHGQLLRERRANEALARALAIGLALPFDAVRFGHLMHHRFTREPFDRPDVIASRGSRWRRRVAYYARLLGGFYLMELVLPLLAFLPKTTARAIVARGVGAQGESGVQVQRLFANHAADPVRRRRARRDWLLSLALYAMAFALYGRYGCVLLVAMSLRGLWLSLADNLPHYDVALDEPGRARDFRVPRALGVLLMNHHLHRQHHLHPTLPWTALPALASIDDKANDKANVSARTPYLAAVLRQFRGMNADVSGTEVPRAIDTRVT